Proteins encoded within one genomic window of Melospiza melodia melodia isolate bMelMel2 chromosome 27, bMelMel2.pri, whole genome shotgun sequence:
- the FHL3 gene encoding four and a half LIM domains protein 3 isoform X1, with protein MQAGEGAPQTGTMTECFDCDNCKESLYGRKYIQMDNGPYCIPCYDAHFANTCDECKELIGHDCRELYYEDRHYHEHCFRCFRCDRSLADEPFTCQGKELLCNDCYCSEFSSKCVACEKTVMPGSRKLEYNGQTWHEHCFICSSCQQPIGSRSFIPDKKDYYCVPCYESKFAPRCTRCKKTLTKGGVTYRDEPWHKECFVCTGCKTPLAGQQFTSQDDNPYCIKCFGNLYAKKCSACTKPITGFGGGKYVSFEDRHWHHNCFNCARCSTSLVGKGFIPDNDQILCRDCSNDL; from the exons CAGGTGAAGGAGCGCCTCAGACCGGCACCATGACCGAGTGCTTCGACTGTGACAACTGCAAGGAGTCCCTGTATGGGCGCAAGTACATCCAGATGGACAATGGCCCCTACTGCATCCCCTGCTACGACGCGCACTTCGCCAACACCTGCGACGAGTGCAAGGAGCTGATCGGCCACGACTGCAGG GAGCTGTACTACGAGGATCGCCATTACCACGAGCACTGCTTCCGTTGCTTCCGCTGCGACCGCTCCCTGGCCGATGAGCCCTTCACCTGCCAGGGCAAGGAGCTGCTGTGCAACGACTGCTACTGCAGCGAGTTCTCCTCCAAATGTGTCGCCTGTGAGAAGACTGTCATGCCAG GCTCCCGGAAGCTGGAGTACAATGGACAGACCTGGCACGAGCATTGCTTCATatgcagcagctgccagcagcccATCGGGTCCCGCTCCTTCATCCCAGACAAGAAGGATTATTACTGTGTCCCCTGCTACGAGAGCAAGTTCGCTCCTCGCTGCACTCGCTGCAAAAAG ACCCTCACCAAGGGAGGAGTGACCTACCGGGATGAGCCCTGGCACAAGGAGTGCTTTGTGTGCACGGGCTGCAAGACCCccttggctgggcagcagttcaCCTCCCAGGATGACAACCCCTACTGCATCAAGTGCTTTGGGAACCTCTATGCCAAGAAGTGCAGTGCCTGCACAAAGCCCATCACAG GTTTTGGTGGTGGCAAATACGTCTCCTTCGAGGACCGTCACTGGCACCACAACTGCTTCAACTGCGCGCGCTGCAGCACCTCGCTGGTGGGGAAGGGCTTCATCCCCGACAACGACCAGATCCTGTGCcgtgactgcagcaacgacctgTGA
- the FHL3 gene encoding four and a half LIM domains protein 3 isoform X2, producing the protein MQGEGAPQTGTMTECFDCDNCKESLYGRKYIQMDNGPYCIPCYDAHFANTCDECKELIGHDCRELYYEDRHYHEHCFRCFRCDRSLADEPFTCQGKELLCNDCYCSEFSSKCVACEKTVMPGSRKLEYNGQTWHEHCFICSSCQQPIGSRSFIPDKKDYYCVPCYESKFAPRCTRCKKTLTKGGVTYRDEPWHKECFVCTGCKTPLAGQQFTSQDDNPYCIKCFGNLYAKKCSACTKPITGFGGGKYVSFEDRHWHHNCFNCARCSTSLVGKGFIPDNDQILCRDCSNDL; encoded by the exons GTGAAGGAGCGCCTCAGACCGGCACCATGACCGAGTGCTTCGACTGTGACAACTGCAAGGAGTCCCTGTATGGGCGCAAGTACATCCAGATGGACAATGGCCCCTACTGCATCCCCTGCTACGACGCGCACTTCGCCAACACCTGCGACGAGTGCAAGGAGCTGATCGGCCACGACTGCAGG GAGCTGTACTACGAGGATCGCCATTACCACGAGCACTGCTTCCGTTGCTTCCGCTGCGACCGCTCCCTGGCCGATGAGCCCTTCACCTGCCAGGGCAAGGAGCTGCTGTGCAACGACTGCTACTGCAGCGAGTTCTCCTCCAAATGTGTCGCCTGTGAGAAGACTGTCATGCCAG GCTCCCGGAAGCTGGAGTACAATGGACAGACCTGGCACGAGCATTGCTTCATatgcagcagctgccagcagcccATCGGGTCCCGCTCCTTCATCCCAGACAAGAAGGATTATTACTGTGTCCCCTGCTACGAGAGCAAGTTCGCTCCTCGCTGCACTCGCTGCAAAAAG ACCCTCACCAAGGGAGGAGTGACCTACCGGGATGAGCCCTGGCACAAGGAGTGCTTTGTGTGCACGGGCTGCAAGACCCccttggctgggcagcagttcaCCTCCCAGGATGACAACCCCTACTGCATCAAGTGCTTTGGGAACCTCTATGCCAAGAAGTGCAGTGCCTGCACAAAGCCCATCACAG GTTTTGGTGGTGGCAAATACGTCTCCTTCGAGGACCGTCACTGGCACCACAACTGCTTCAACTGCGCGCGCTGCAGCACCTCGCTGGTGGGGAAGGGCTTCATCCCCGACAACGACCAGATCCTGTGCcgtgactgcagcaacgacctgTGA
- the FHL3 gene encoding four and a half LIM domains protein 3 isoform X3: MTECFDCDNCKESLYGRKYIQMDNGPYCIPCYDAHFANTCDECKELIGHDCRELYYEDRHYHEHCFRCFRCDRSLADEPFTCQGKELLCNDCYCSEFSSKCVACEKTVMPGSRKLEYNGQTWHEHCFICSSCQQPIGSRSFIPDKKDYYCVPCYESKFAPRCTRCKKTLTKGGVTYRDEPWHKECFVCTGCKTPLAGQQFTSQDDNPYCIKCFGNLYAKKCSACTKPITGFGGGKYVSFEDRHWHHNCFNCARCSTSLVGKGFIPDNDQILCRDCSNDL; encoded by the exons ATGACCGAGTGCTTCGACTGTGACAACTGCAAGGAGTCCCTGTATGGGCGCAAGTACATCCAGATGGACAATGGCCCCTACTGCATCCCCTGCTACGACGCGCACTTCGCCAACACCTGCGACGAGTGCAAGGAGCTGATCGGCCACGACTGCAGG GAGCTGTACTACGAGGATCGCCATTACCACGAGCACTGCTTCCGTTGCTTCCGCTGCGACCGCTCCCTGGCCGATGAGCCCTTCACCTGCCAGGGCAAGGAGCTGCTGTGCAACGACTGCTACTGCAGCGAGTTCTCCTCCAAATGTGTCGCCTGTGAGAAGACTGTCATGCCAG GCTCCCGGAAGCTGGAGTACAATGGACAGACCTGGCACGAGCATTGCTTCATatgcagcagctgccagcagcccATCGGGTCCCGCTCCTTCATCCCAGACAAGAAGGATTATTACTGTGTCCCCTGCTACGAGAGCAAGTTCGCTCCTCGCTGCACTCGCTGCAAAAAG ACCCTCACCAAGGGAGGAGTGACCTACCGGGATGAGCCCTGGCACAAGGAGTGCTTTGTGTGCACGGGCTGCAAGACCCccttggctgggcagcagttcaCCTCCCAGGATGACAACCCCTACTGCATCAAGTGCTTTGGGAACCTCTATGCCAAGAAGTGCAGTGCCTGCACAAAGCCCATCACAG GTTTTGGTGGTGGCAAATACGTCTCCTTCGAGGACCGTCACTGGCACCACAACTGCTTCAACTGCGCGCGCTGCAGCACCTCGCTGGTGGGGAAGGGCTTCATCCCCGACAACGACCAGATCCTGTGCcgtgactgcagcaacgacctgTGA
- the SF3A3 gene encoding splicing factor 3A subunit 3, with translation METILEQQRRYHEERERLMDVMVKEMLTKKSTLRDQINSDHRTRAMQDRYMEVSGNLRDLYDDKDGLRKEELSAISGPNEFAEFYNRLKQIKEFHRKHPNEICVPMSVEFEELLKARDNPSEEAQNLVEFTDEEGYGRYLDLHDCYLKYINLKSSEKLDYITYLSSFDQLFDIPKERKNAEYKRYLEMLLEYLQDYTDRVKPLLDQNELFGKIQTEFEKKWENGTFPGWPKETSSALTHAGAHLDLSAFSSWEELASLGLDRLKSALLALGLKCGGTLEERAQRLFSTKGKSLEALDPSLFAKNPKTKGSKRDTERNKDLAFLEAQIYEYVEVLGEQRHLTHENVQRKQARTGEEREEEEEEQISESESEDEENEIIYNPKNLPLGWDGKPIPYWLYKLHGLNINYNCEICGNYTYRGPKAFQRHFAEWRHAHGMRCLGIPNTAHFANVTQIEDAVSLWAKLKQQKASERWQPDTEEEYEDSSGNVVNKKTYEDLKRQGLL, from the exons ATGGAGACGATCCTGGAGCAGCAGCGGCGCTACCATGAGGAGCGGGAGCGGCTCATGGACGTGATGGTGAAGGAGATGCTCACCAAGAAATCCACG cTCCGCGACCAGATCAACTCGGACCATCGCACCCGGGCCATGCAGGAC AGGTACATGGAGGTGAGCGGCAACCTGCGGGACCTGTACGACGACAAGGACGG CCTGCGTAAGGAGGAGCTCAGTGCCATCTCCGGGCCCAATGAATTTGCAGAGTTTTACAACAGACTGAAGCAAATTAAGGAATTTCATCGGAAGCACCCAAATGAG ATCTGTGTTCCTATGTCAGTGGAgtttgaggagctgctgaaggccaGAGACAACCCCAGTGAAGAAGCTCAGA ATCTGGTGGAGTTCACAGATGAGGAAGGGTATGGACGATACTTGGATTTGCATGATTGTTACCTCAAGTACATTAACCTGAAATCATCAGAG AAATTGGATTATATCACTTACTTATCCTCATTTGATCAACTCTTCGATATTCCCAAGGAGAGGAAAAATGCTGAATATAAGAG GTATCTGGAAATGCTCCTTGAGTACCTGCAGGATTACACAGACCGAGTGAAGCCATTGCTGGACCAGAATGAACTTTTTGGGAAAATCCAGACGGAGTTTGAGAAGAAGTGGGAGAATGGCACATTCCCGGGCTGGCCG aaagaAACCAGCAGTGCCCTCACCCATGCTGGTGCCCACCTGGACCTCTCAGCCTTCTCCTCCTGGGAG GAATTGGCCTCCCTGGGACTGGACAGATTAAAATCAGCTTTGCTGGCTCTGGGGCTGAAGTGTGGCGG GACTCTGGAGGAACGTGCTCAGAGGCTCTTTAGCACCAAAGGCAAATCCCTGGAAGCACTTGATCCTTCCTTGTTTGCTAAGAATCCAAAGACAAAAGGAAGCAAAAG GGACACTGAAAGAAATAAAGATCTTGCATTCCTGGAAGCTCAGATTTATGAGTACGTGGAAGTTCTTGGG GAGCAAAGACACCTCACCCACGAGAACGTGCAGCGCAAGCAGGCACGGACAGGggaggagagagaggaggaggaggaggagcagatcAGCGAGAGTGAGAGTGAAGATGAAGAAAATGAAATCATTTATAATCCTAAAAATCTGCCTCTTGGCTGGGATGGGAAG CCCATCCCATACTGGTTGTATAAACTCCATGGACTGAACATCAACTACAACTGTGAGATCTGTGGTAACTACACCTACCGAGGGCCCAAGGCTTTCCAGAGGCACTTTGCA GAGTGGAGACATGCCCACGGCATGCGGTGCCTGGGCATCCCCAACACAGCTCACTTTGCCAATGTCACACAGATTGAGGATGCAGTCTCAT TGTGGGCAAAGCTGAAACAGCAGAAGGCTTCAGAGAGGTGGCAGCCTGATACAGAG